CTTTCTTTTTGTGGGGGACGGTTCTGGGGCATCCACGCATGGCGTGGATCTACTGGCAGGCACGCTCGGCGCGCGGATCGACGACAATGACGCCATGAACCTGTCCGATCCGAACTTCCAGCTGGAGCTGGCTGCCAACATCGCCGTCGCCGGCTCGATCCTGCTGGCCGGCCGCAACAACGTGCACACCTGGTGGTTGGGCATCGTCGGCTGCGCATTGTTTGCGGCCGTGTTCGAGCGATCACACCTGTATGCGGACATGGTGCTGCAGTTCTTCTTCATCGCCATCAGCGTGCTGGGCTGGTGGCAGTGGCTGCGTGGCGACCATGGCGCGCCGCTGCCGATCACCGCGCTGCGGCCGCGTGCATGGGCCTGGCTGGCGCCGCTGGCGGTAGTTGCGACCTTCGGCTACGGCTGGATGCTGACCCGACTGACCAACGCTTATGCGCCTTACATCGATTCGGCGGTGCTGGTGCTGAGCGTGATTGCGCAGATCCTGATGATGCGGCGCAAGCTGGAATCGTGGTGGGTGTGGTTGCTGGTGAACACCGTTGCGGTACCGCTGTATTACAGCCGCGGCCTGCATCTGACCTCGATCCTGTATGTGGGCTTCTGGATCAACGCGCTGGTGGCACTGCGCCATTGGCGGCATCTGATGCGCGATGAGGCAAAGGCGGCCGATGCCGCTGCCTGAGCGTGTCGAGCGCGGGCTGGTGGTGGGCAAGTTCTGCCCGCTGCACCTCGGCCATGAACGACTGATCGACTTCGCAGCCGCACGCTGCCAGCAGTTGCTGGTGATCGGCTGGTCGCAGCCGGGTTTTGCCGGCTACAGCGCGGCACGTCGCGAGCGCTGGCTGCGTGCGCGCTTTCCGCAGGCGACGGTGGCGGTGCTGGATGACGCGCAGCTGGCAGCCCTGTGTGCCGAACACGATGTGCCGCCACGCGTGTTGCCGCAGGACAGCGACAGCGAGCAGGTGCAGCGTATGTTCACCGCATGGCTGTGCCAGCGGCTGTTGGGTGGCCCGGTGCAGGCGGTATTCACCGGCGAGGACTACGGCGATGGCTTTGCCGCCACGCTGGCGGCCTGCTTCAACGCGCCGGTACGTCATGAACGGCTGGAGCGCACGCGGGATGTCGGCCAGGCCAGTGGTACCCAGCTGCGAGCCGATCCACATGCGCATCGGCACAGCCTTTCCGCCGAGATGTATGCGGACTACGTGCAGCGCGTGGCGTTCATCGGTGGCGAGTCCAGTGGCAAGACCACGCTCGCGCGGGTGCTGGCCGAGCGTCTGCAGACCGCCTGGGTGCCGGAGTATGGCCGCACGCTATGGGAGCAGCAGGGCGGAGAACTGACGCCGAATGATCTGCTTCGCATCGCAATGACGCAGCCGCAGCATGAAGATGAGGCTGCGCGGCGGGCGCATCGCTGGTTGTTCTGCGATACCACGCCGCTGGTGACGCTGGGCTACAGCGGCTGGATGTTTGATACGGCACCGGAGGCAC
The sequence above is a segment of the Stenotrophomonas maltophilia genome. Coding sequences within it:
- the pnuC gene encoding nicotinamide riboside transporter PnuC, translating into MNLSDPNFQLELAANIAVAGSILLAGRNNVHTWWLGIVGCALFAAVFERSHLYADMVLQFFFIAISVLGWWQWLRGDHGAPLPITALRPRAWAWLAPLAVVATFGYGWMLTRLTNAYAPYIDSAVLVLSVIAQILMMRRKLESWWVWLLVNTVAVPLYYSRGLHLTSILYVGFWINALVALRHWRHLMRDEAKAADAAA
- a CDS encoding AAA family ATPase, with product MPLPERVERGLVVGKFCPLHLGHERLIDFAAARCQQLLVIGWSQPGFAGYSAARRERWLRARFPQATVAVLDDAQLAALCAEHDVPPRVLPQDSDSEQVQRMFTAWLCQRLLGGPVQAVFTGEDYGDGFAATLAACFNAPVRHERLERTRDVGQASGTQLRADPHAHRHSLSAEMYADYVQRVAFIGGESSGKTTLARVLAERLQTAWVPEYGRTLWEQQGGELTPNDLLRIAMTQPQHEDEAARRAHRWLFCDTTPLVTLGYSGWMFDTAPEALRQAALRPYDLLFLCAPDIPFDQDGTRVGEAFRAQQHAWYVHELQARGVEYVLLEGDLEARIARVRHELAKRTDSRFSVAA